TCGCTGAATAGACAGATCTGTGCTGCCCCCCGGTGCATCCGAAACTGATTTGAAGATTTTCAAATCCTCTTTCCAGATAATTGTCGATATTGATGGAAATGATGTTTTTTACCAGCTCAAGGAATTTAGGCATTTCGGTTTGGGTTTCCAGATATTCCTGAACGCCGGGATCATTTCCGGTCTGCGTTTTATATTCTTCAATTCTTCCGGGATTCAGAATTCCTCTGCAATCAAAAGTGAAACCGCCTCCGTTTCCGGTATTGTCTTTAGGAATTCCTCCTTTTTTGTACGAAAAACTGTGTATGTCGATGTGTAGCATTTCTTCTTTTTTTATTTTATTTGAACTATTAAGGTTGATTAAGTTTTAAGGGAAATTAAGATTTTGATCAATCAAAATTATTCAGGAGCTCTTTATAATGTTCGTTAATAAAAGAATTTAAGACTTTATTATATTATCTGTGAAAACATTAATCTTAACATTTAAAAGCTCTTAATGGTTTAAAATGACATTAATTTTTAATTTTGTTTCCTCCGTTGTGAGTTGTTTGATCACTTTTTTCAATTCAGGAAAGTCATCCATCTGTTCCCAGTATTCTGCGAATTGGGCAATATTTCTGATTCCCATTTCCAGACTAGTAAGGAAATGCTGTTTCCGTTGGATGAGCCCTCTAAATCCATAAGCACCAAGTACCTGCAGGAATCTCATCATCTGTAATGGTCTTACCGATTTTTTTAGTTGAGATTGGTTTTCCATATTTTCAAACTGTGAAATATAGAAATCAAGCATTTCATTTTTAAAGTCTTCCGGAAAATTGGCTTTAGCCTGAAAAAGAAAAGAAATTACATCATACATCAACGGTCCTTTCATCGCAGACTGGTAATCAATGAAAGAAACCCCGTCATTTTCATCCACCATAATATTTCTGGCCTGAAAATCACGGATCATAATCCCTTTGGGCTCCAGGGTTTCAATAAGAGTGGCTATTTTTCTGAATTCTTTCAATAAAGCTGACTTTTTGTACTCCAGTTCGAGCACATCTGCTACAAAGTTTTTAAAGTAATACAGATCGTGGATCACCGGAAGTTCATCATAACTTTCATATTCAAAAGTTTTAGCGAAATCTATTTTCCCTTGTGTAAGAACCTGAAGCTGGAAAAGTTTTTCCAGAGTTTGCTTTACCAGAGATTGTATCCGGCGGGAAAGCCCTTCTTTGGTAATAAGCTCTGAAAGGGTATTTTGCCCAAGATATTGCTGAATATACATTTTTCTGTCATCAGAAATTGCAAATATCTTTGGGGTATTAAGGTTGAGCTCAGAGAAAATTTCAGAATAATAAAGAAAACTTTCATTTTCCGGAATATTCTCATTGCCGGTTACAATATATTTCCGGGTGCCGGATGCGGCCAGAAAATTCATCCTCGCAGAGCCGCTTTGAGCTAATGTAATAAACTCAGAAGAAGTTTCACCCAGATAATTTTCAAAAAATCGTTTTGCGTTTTCGGAAGTCATAATATGGAAACAAATATACTAATTTACAGTGAGTAGAGAATAGATGCCGGATGAAGGTTTTGGATGATTGTAAGGTGAAGATTATCAGTGGTATGTGTTTGATTTGGGATTTCACTTGTTTTAAAGGCTTCTCGTGTTTTTCATCTTCCTGCTTTGATGTTTCATCCCCAAAACCTTAACTTTTCTCCTTCATTTTCACCCTAATTTTTATCTTTGCAGTATGCTAAAGGATTTTAAGCCTGTTTTACATATTCTGCTGAGGTTCATCATCATCTATATGGTGCTGCTTTTTGCATATCAGTTTTATCTGAACAGCGGAAAAGGAGAGGGGCTTGATCTTTTTTCAAGAATGATTGCCGGACAGGTAAGCAGTATCCAGAATGCGCTGGGCTATCCAACACGTCTTTATGATGATATCAAAAATGAGCAGGTCTGGTTTTATGTAAAGAAGGATTATGCGACCAGAATGGTGGAAGGCTGTAATGCCGTTTCTGTAATGATTTTATTTGCTGCTTTTGTATTTGCTTTTTATAAGGGGGCAAAAACGTTTGTATTTGCTCTTGCAGGCCTCGCTTTGTTGTATGTAATGAATCTCATAAGGATTGCTGCCCTGAATATTGTGATGACCGATCATGCTGAATACGGAAAAATGTTCCATGATTTTGTTTTCCCTGCAATTATTTATGGGACGGTAGTGCTTCTTTGGCTGATATGGATCAAATTTTTTGCTTTAAAACATGAAAATTCTTAGCTGGCTATTGGTAGTAGTGGGAATCTACGGCCTTGCAGGGGTGAGGTTGCTTGAAGGACAGATTTTCTATGATCCTTTTCTGGACTATTTTCATGAAGCCAATAAAAATATTGAATTTCCACAGTTTGAATGGGGGAAGCTGCTCATATCACATCTTTTCAGATTTTTGCTGAATCTGCTTTTTTCCTGCCTGATTATTCAGTGTCTGTTTAAAAAACGCGATTGGACAATACAGGGAGCCCTTCTGATCACGATTATTTTTGTGATTACCCTTCCAATCTACCTTTACTGTATCTATGATCGTTTCGATATCGGATACCTTTTCTCCTTTTATATGAGAAGGTTCGTCATTCAGCCTCTAACATTGCTACTGATTGTCCCTGTATTTTACTACAGAAGACAGATGCTTATGGGAAAAGAAAGCTGAAAAAGAACGTAAATAACCTTAGTTCAGAATAAGAATATCTAATTGATGAAAGTTTGAAGCCAGATGATGGAAGAGGGAGGTTCTGAAGGTCATCAATAATAGATTGCCATCTTTTTTAGCTAATTTGATTTTACAGATGTTTTCAGTATTTATAACTAAAAGCGACTTCCCTCTTCCAGCCTTTAATTCCTTAACCCGATTCAGGTTAAAC
This region of Chryseobacterium vaccae genomic DNA includes:
- a CDS encoding RapZ C-terminal domain-containing protein; protein product: MLHIDIHSFSYKKGGIPKDNTGNGGGFTFDCRGILNPGRIEEYKTQTGNDPGVQEYLETQTEMPKFLELVKNIISINIDNYLERGFENLQISFGCTGGQHRSVYSAIKIAEFIREKYPEGTEISLHHDEQHHLNIGNQ
- a CDS encoding aminoglycoside phosphotransferase family protein, translating into MTSENAKRFFENYLGETSSEFITLAQSGSARMNFLAASGTRKYIVTGNENIPENESFLYYSEIFSELNLNTPKIFAISDDRKMYIQQYLGQNTLSELITKEGLSRRIQSLVKQTLEKLFQLQVLTQGKIDFAKTFEYESYDELPVIHDLYYFKNFVADVLELEYKKSALLKEFRKIATLIETLEPKGIMIRDFQARNIMVDENDGVSFIDYQSAMKGPLMYDVISFLFQAKANFPEDFKNEMLDFYISQFENMENQSQLKKSVRPLQMMRFLQVLGAYGFRGLIQRKQHFLTSLEMGIRNIAQFAEYWEQMDDFPELKKVIKQLTTEETKLKINVILNH
- the xrtF gene encoding exosortase family protein XrtF; this translates as MLKDFKPVLHILLRFIIIYMVLLFAYQFYLNSGKGEGLDLFSRMIAGQVSSIQNALGYPTRLYDDIKNEQVWFYVKKDYATRMVEGCNAVSVMILFAAFVFAFYKGAKTFVFALAGLALLYVMNLIRIAALNIVMTDHAEYGKMFHDFVFPAIIYGTVVLLWLIWIKFFALKHENS
- a CDS encoding exosortase F system-associated membrane protein — protein: MKILSWLLVVVGIYGLAGVRLLEGQIFYDPFLDYFHEANKNIEFPQFEWGKLLISHLFRFLLNLLFSCLIIQCLFKKRDWTIQGALLITIIFVITLPIYLYCIYDRFDIGYLFSFYMRRFVIQPLTLLLIVPVFYYRRQMLMGKES